One window of the Archangium primigenium genome contains the following:
- a CDS encoding ABC transporter permease, producing the protein MKTLLVKEIRRFMRVPGQTILSPLISTSLYFLVFGYSLSGRVHEVDGVPYLRFIVPGLVFMGLANNAFLNSSSSLFITKMQGTVVDLLAAPFGPFELMTGFIGGAMVRGLMVGVLTWVVAGFFTGAHVEHPVITLFFLVLSSYTFSVIGILAAVWADKFEQVNFFPTFVMTPLTFLGGIFYSVRELPAPWNHVSLFNPMVYMVEGLRYGMLGRSGFPAGTGSAILVGVALVSTGLAWAALRSGYKLKA; encoded by the coding sequence ATGAAGACCCTGCTGGTGAAGGAGATCCGCCGCTTCATGCGCGTGCCGGGTCAGACCATCCTCTCGCCGCTCATCAGCACCTCGCTCTACTTCCTGGTGTTCGGCTACTCGCTCTCCGGGCGGGTCCACGAGGTGGACGGCGTGCCCTACCTGCGCTTCATCGTGCCGGGGCTCGTCTTCATGGGCCTGGCGAACAACGCCTTCCTCAACAGCTCCTCCTCGCTCTTCATCACCAAGATGCAGGGCACGGTGGTGGACCTGCTCGCGGCGCCCTTCGGCCCCTTCGAGCTGATGACGGGCTTCATCGGCGGCGCCATGGTGCGCGGGCTCATGGTGGGCGTGCTGACCTGGGTGGTGGCCGGCTTCTTCACCGGGGCGCACGTGGAGCACCCCGTCATCACGCTCTTCTTCCTGGTGCTGTCCTCGTACACCTTCAGCGTGATCGGAATTCTCGCCGCCGTGTGGGCGGACAAGTTCGAGCAGGTGAACTTTTTTCCGACCTTCGTGATGACGCCGCTGACCTTCCTGGGCGGCATCTTCTACTCGGTGCGGGAGCTGCCGGCGCCGTGGAACCACGTGAGCCTGTTCAACCCCATGGTCTACATGGTGGAGGGCCTGCGCTACGGCATGCTCGGGCGGAGCGGGTTCCCCGCCGGCACGGGCAGCGCCATCCTGGTGGGGGTGGCGCTCGTCTCCACCGGCCTGGCCTGGGCGGCATTGCGCTCTGGATACAAACTCAAGGCCTAA
- a CDS encoding serine/threonine protein kinase: protein MSVSLGKYQLLRKIAAGGMGQIFLALERNAGIERLVVLKRVLPHLSQDEDFLEMFQEEAQLVAGLRHPNLITILEWTQLEDRHCLVMEYVQGEDLRRLEKFARTRSQSLPVGLALRIVAEAAAGLHYAHQACGPQGQALQLVHRDVSPQNILVGFDGGVKVIDFGVAKAAGSASHTATGVLKGKYPYMSPEQANGLPVDPRSDLFALGVVLWELLTGRRLFKGESDMMTLRLVRDCQVPPPSQLRPAVTPELDALVLKALAPVPEQRFPDCGAFRLAIEDFLLQQRMPASTAHLSAWLHEVYAERIALEANPAHLDQLTEDSDLDAHSNPSRSTTQRSQSQSLVPASGGGHTPSRSGPTPDTHHTRSVQVELPRRRLSAGRVGTVLGLMLLMAGAAVILLRQQAPPPPVAVTPPPTPAPTEPPSPPPAPRPVMLTVRSEPPGAQVEVNGQSSGRTPLDMPLAANAPPLTLALRLEGYEPASRRVSPEDAPEVSVRLNPKPAAHKPPRRAPAPRPPPALDIKMGR from the coding sequence ATGTCGGTGTCGCTCGGGAAATACCAGCTGCTGAGGAAGATCGCGGCCGGGGGAATGGGCCAGATCTTCCTCGCGCTGGAGCGCAACGCGGGCATCGAGCGGCTCGTGGTCCTCAAGCGTGTGCTGCCGCACCTGAGCCAGGACGAGGACTTCCTGGAGATGTTCCAGGAGGAGGCGCAGCTGGTGGCGGGCCTGCGCCACCCCAACCTCATCACCATCCTCGAGTGGACGCAGCTGGAGGACCGGCACTGCCTGGTCATGGAGTACGTCCAGGGCGAGGATCTGCGGCGGCTGGAGAAGTTCGCGCGCACGCGGAGTCAGAGCCTGCCGGTGGGGCTGGCGCTGCGCATCGTGGCCGAGGCGGCCGCGGGCCTGCACTACGCGCATCAGGCGTGTGGGCCGCAGGGCCAGGCGCTGCAGTTGGTGCACCGGGACGTGTCGCCCCAGAACATCCTGGTGGGCTTCGACGGGGGCGTGAAGGTCATCGACTTCGGCGTGGCCAAGGCGGCGGGCAGCGCGTCGCACACGGCGACGGGCGTGCTCAAGGGCAAGTACCCGTACATGTCCCCGGAGCAGGCCAACGGACTGCCGGTGGATCCGCGCAGTGATCTGTTCGCCCTGGGCGTGGTGCTCTGGGAGCTGCTCACCGGCCGGCGCCTCTTCAAGGGCGAGTCGGACATGATGACGCTGCGGCTGGTGCGCGACTGTCAGGTGCCCCCGCCCTCGCAGCTGCGGCCCGCGGTGACGCCGGAGCTCGACGCGCTCGTGCTCAAGGCGCTCGCGCCGGTGCCCGAGCAGCGCTTCCCGGACTGTGGCGCCTTCCGCCTGGCCATCGAGGACTTCCTGTTGCAGCAGCGCATGCCCGCCAGCACCGCGCACCTGTCCGCCTGGCTGCATGAGGTGTACGCCGAGCGCATCGCGCTGGAGGCCAACCCCGCCCATCTGGATCAGCTCACCGAGGACAGCGATCTGGATGCGCACTCGAACCCCTCGCGCAGCACGACCCAGCGCTCGCAGTCCCAGTCGCTCGTGCCCGCGTCGGGGGGCGGCCATACACCCTCGCGCTCCGGGCCGACGCCGGACACCCACCACACGCGCAGCGTCCAGGTGGAGCTGCCCCGGCGCCGGCTGTCGGCGGGCCGGGTGGGGACGGTGCTGGGGCTGATGCTGCTCATGGCCGGCGCCGCGGTCATCCTCCTGCGGCAACAGGCGCCGCCCCCCCCCGTGGCCGTCACCCCGCCCCCAACCCCCGCGCCCACCGAGCCGCCTTCGCCGCCCCCCGCGCCGCGACCCGTCATGCTCACGGTGCGCTCGGAGCCGCCGGGGGCCCAGGTGGAGGTCAATGGCCAGAGCTCCGGACGCACGCCGCTGGACATGCCGCTCGCCGCGAACGCGCCGCCCCTGACACTGGCGCTGCGGCTGGAGGGCTACGAGCCCGCCTCGCGGCGCGTGTCGCCCGAGGACGCGCCCGAGGTCTCCGTGCGGCTCAACCCCAAGCCCGCCGCCCACAAGCCGCCCCGGCGGGCGCCGGCGCCGCGTCCGCCGCCGGCGCTCGACATCAAGATGGGCCGCTAG
- a CDS encoding hybrid sensor histidine kinase/response regulator, translating to MSLILIAEDEEAMLDIFGQILEDLGHRVLRAPNGEEALMLARTERPDLVVSDHMMPRRTGMELLRALRADERLRDVPFLLLSAATPEGRGEADLFLAKPVDLNTFENAVLRMLREHASPEATPPSKAREKHAESTLDASLREEMLNWVAHEIKTPLSSARLNAQMLLRRQAEATDDERRYTEAILLQIDRMNSLVSSILDAARLSEGKMVLRPETGDLAAFLRGVVREWGELQPQVTFSLKGAGERVELSFDAERVRHILNNLLSNAVKYGGESRRVEVGVTPHPGLVVIEVRDWGQGISAAEVHHIFERFHRASGSEGAGHGLGLYIASALARLHGGSLSAQSTLGEGSTFSLRLPRATRA from the coding sequence ATGAGCCTCATCCTCATCGCGGAGGACGAGGAGGCGATGCTCGACATCTTCGGGCAGATCCTCGAGGACCTGGGCCACCGTGTCCTCCGGGCCCCCAACGGCGAAGAGGCGCTGATGCTCGCGCGCACGGAGCGGCCGGACCTGGTGGTGAGCGACCACATGATGCCCCGGCGCACGGGCATGGAGCTGCTGCGCGCGCTGCGCGCCGACGAGCGGCTGCGCGACGTGCCCTTCCTGCTGCTGAGCGCCGCGACGCCCGAGGGCCGGGGCGAGGCGGACCTGTTCCTGGCCAAGCCGGTGGACCTGAACACCTTCGAGAACGCCGTGCTCCGGATGCTGCGCGAGCACGCCTCCCCGGAGGCCACGCCCCCGTCCAAGGCCCGGGAGAAGCACGCCGAGTCCACCCTGGACGCCTCCCTGCGCGAGGAGATGCTCAACTGGGTGGCGCACGAGATCAAGACGCCCCTGAGCTCCGCGCGGCTCAACGCCCAGATGCTGCTGCGCCGGCAGGCCGAGGCCACCGACGACGAGCGCCGGTACACGGAGGCCATCCTGCTGCAGATCGACCGGATGAACTCCCTGGTGTCCTCCATCCTCGACGCGGCGCGGCTGTCCGAGGGCAAGATGGTGCTGCGCCCGGAGACCGGGGACCTGGCGGCGTTCCTGCGCGGCGTGGTGCGCGAGTGGGGGGAGTTGCAGCCCCAGGTGACCTTCTCGCTCAAGGGGGCGGGGGAGCGGGTGGAGCTGTCCTTCGACGCCGAGCGGGTGCGCCACATCCTCAACAACCTGCTGTCCAACGCGGTGAAGTACGGGGGCGAGTCGCGGCGCGTGGAGGTGGGGGTGACGCCGCACCCGGGCCTGGTCGTCATCGAGGTGCGCGACTGGGGTCAGGGCATCTCCGCCGCGGAGGTGCACCACATCTTCGAGCGCTTCCACCGCGCCTCGGGCTCCGAGGGGGCGGGACACGGGCTGGGGCTCTACATCGCCTCGGCGCTCGCGCGGCTGCACGGGGGCTCGCTGTCGGCCCAGTCCACGCTGGGCGAGGGCTCCACGTTCAGCCTCCGGCTGCCACGGGCGACGCGCGCCTAG
- a CDS encoding ATPase domain-containing protein, whose product MTDSETGSRLFPTGIPNLDRVLGGGIPRRQSLIVTGEPGCGKTILCSHIAFSAAARGVPVVVATVTSEPHDKLMQSLSDFAFFKKELLGEDFFLVSAYASLKKGAKEARDVLLRTVRERGAKLLFIDGLRSIRDLWQDEARLREFLYELGIGLAAMDCIGLFTTEYGLDKLLALPEATTVDGIVSVSVQRRGVRRLRRLEIVKLRGQRHFTGEHLLEIGAGGMSVVPRLESETLTPRDEAPPPQRMGFGLPEFDALMLGGLPAHSTTLLAGSIGIGKTLLATHFATEGARHGQRTLFVSFFETPAVLFQRAHRVGLEVEDVLKGGMLRMIHLPPSEWEADAIVYRILADVDRLGIQRLVLDGLTELELAVADVERRRVFLAAFSSHLRERRVTSLFTKEVSKISGTELDFNDSPVALLGENVILLRYVELRGRIHRILSILKMRDSRYDANLREFDISDTGIRVLEPLRSAEGLLTGKAQPLGTAIGGVDQ is encoded by the coding sequence ATGACTGACTCCGAGACCGGGTCGCGGCTGTTTCCCACCGGTATCCCGAACCTGGACCGCGTCCTGGGGGGTGGCATCCCCCGACGTCAGTCCCTCATCGTCACGGGGGAGCCGGGCTGTGGCAAGACGATCCTGTGCAGCCACATCGCCTTCAGCGCCGCGGCGCGGGGGGTGCCCGTGGTGGTGGCCACCGTCACCTCCGAGCCGCACGACAAGCTCATGCAGTCGCTCTCCGACTTCGCCTTCTTCAAGAAGGAGCTGCTCGGGGAGGACTTCTTCCTGGTGAGCGCCTACGCGTCGCTGAAGAAGGGCGCCAAGGAGGCGCGGGACGTGCTGCTGCGCACGGTGCGCGAGCGGGGCGCGAAGCTGCTCTTCATCGACGGGCTGCGCTCCATCCGCGACCTGTGGCAGGACGAGGCCCGGCTGCGCGAGTTCCTGTACGAGCTGGGCATTGGCCTGGCCGCCATGGACTGCATCGGGCTGTTCACCACCGAGTACGGGCTCGACAAGCTGCTGGCCCTGCCAGAGGCCACCACGGTGGACGGCATCGTCTCCGTGAGCGTCCAGCGGAGGGGCGTGCGCCGGCTGCGGCGGCTGGAGATCGTCAAGCTGCGGGGCCAGCGCCACTTCACCGGCGAGCACCTGCTGGAGATTGGCGCCGGGGGCATGTCGGTCGTGCCGCGGCTGGAGTCCGAGACGCTGACGCCCCGGGACGAGGCGCCCCCGCCCCAGCGCATGGGCTTTGGCCTGCCCGAGTTCGATGCGTTGATGCTGGGCGGGCTGCCGGCGCACAGCACCACGCTGCTGGCGGGCAGCATCGGCATTGGCAAGACGCTGCTCGCCACGCACTTCGCCACGGAGGGCGCCCGGCATGGGCAGCGCACGCTGTTCGTCTCCTTCTTCGAGACGCCCGCGGTGCTCTTCCAGCGGGCCCATCGCGTGGGCCTGGAGGTGGAGGACGTCCTGAAAGGCGGCATGCTGCGCATGATCCACCTGCCCCCGTCCGAGTGGGAGGCGGACGCCATCGTGTACCGCATCCTGGCGGACGTGGACCGGCTGGGCATCCAGCGGCTCGTGCTGGATGGGCTGACGGAGCTGGAGCTGGCGGTGGCGGACGTGGAGCGGCGGCGCGTCTTCCTGGCCGCGTTCAGCAGTCACCTGCGCGAGCGCCGGGTGACGTCCCTGTTCACCAAGGAGGTGTCGAAGATCTCCGGCACGGAGCTGGACTTCAATGACTCGCCCGTCGCGCTGCTGGGCGAGAACGTCATCCTCCTGCGCTACGTGGAGCTGCGCGGCCGCATCCACCGCATCCTGTCCATCCTCAAGATGCGCGACAGCCGCTACGACGCGAACCTGCGGGAGTTCGACATCAGCGACACCGGCATCCGGGTGCTCGAGCCCCTGCGCTCGGCGGAGGGCCTGCTCACGGGCAAGGCCCAGCCCCTGGGCACGGCGATTGGTGGAGTGGATCAATGA
- a CDS encoding ATP-binding protein, whose protein sequence is MSAGNEPRPPPASRPEAFTDAWRGMLTEVELTSPDGCAVLRAVRDAAGTLLDFEWVFFNAASAPLASLVGMPMVGQRFLERFSSPLAQMHFAVLRQVVETGQPCIQEVLLRESMWLRLAMHRFRDGVVLRAQDITPSKHAERERDARLLLEQVGRRDAEALARQQAVELDTARVRLARTEKLSMAGQLAASVGHEINNPLAFVLGNLQVVLEQLAGVARDGEPAQAERLREPLRALEDARRGAERIRSIVKDLRTLSRVEDSELSAVDVHAALEFSLTMAMPQVRHRARVERRYGAVPRVLAHEGRLGQVFLNLLVNAAQAMPEGQAAERCITLTTWREGAQVVVEVRDNGQGMTPEVLGRVFEPFFTTKKARGEGLGLGLSICLGLVHGMQGDLKAESEPGRGSVFRVSLGVCEDVSIQALESARTVADVQARKRVLVIDDEPAIGTVLRRILGRLHDVVVLRSGREALALLAQDDAFDLVLCDLMMVEMSGMELHERLAPTHGELLSRFVYMTGGSFTPRAHEFLKTVPARRIDKPFEADVIRALVAQAPSRRA, encoded by the coding sequence ATGTCCGCCGGAAACGAGCCCCGTCCTCCCCCCGCCTCGCGCCCCGAGGCGTTCACGGACGCATGGCGGGGGATGCTGACGGAGGTGGAGCTCACGAGTCCGGACGGGTGCGCGGTCCTGCGCGCCGTGCGCGACGCCGCCGGGACGCTCCTGGACTTCGAGTGGGTGTTCTTCAACGCCGCGTCCGCGCCCCTGGCGAGTCTGGTGGGCATGCCCATGGTGGGCCAGCGCTTCCTGGAGCGCTTCTCCTCGCCGCTCGCCCAGATGCACTTCGCCGTGTTGCGCCAGGTGGTGGAGACGGGGCAGCCCTGTATCCAGGAGGTGCTCCTGCGCGAGTCCATGTGGCTGCGGCTGGCGATGCACCGCTTCCGCGACGGCGTGGTGCTGCGCGCCCAGGACATCACCCCGAGCAAGCACGCCGAGCGCGAGCGCGACGCGCGGCTGTTGCTCGAACAGGTGGGCCGCCGGGACGCGGAGGCGCTCGCGCGGCAGCAGGCGGTGGAGCTGGACACGGCCCGGGTGCGGCTGGCGCGCACGGAGAAGCTGTCCATGGCGGGGCAGCTCGCGGCCAGCGTGGGCCATGAAATCAACAACCCCCTGGCCTTCGTCCTGGGCAACCTGCAGGTGGTGCTCGAGCAGCTCGCCGGGGTCGCGCGGGACGGGGAGCCCGCCCAGGCCGAGCGGCTGCGCGAGCCCCTGCGGGCCCTGGAAGACGCGCGCCGGGGCGCCGAGCGCATCCGCTCCATCGTGAAGGACTTGCGCACCCTGTCGCGCGTGGAGGACTCGGAGCTGAGCGCCGTGGACGTGCACGCGGCGCTGGAGTTCAGCCTGACCATGGCCATGCCCCAGGTGCGCCACCGGGCCCGCGTGGAGCGGCGCTACGGCGCGGTGCCCCGGGTGCTCGCCCATGAAGGCCGGCTCGGCCAGGTCTTCCTCAACCTGCTGGTCAACGCCGCCCAGGCCATGCCCGAGGGCCAGGCGGCCGAGCGCTGCATCACCCTGACGACCTGGCGGGAGGGGGCCCAGGTGGTGGTGGAGGTGCGCGACAACGGCCAGGGCATGACGCCCGAGGTGCTCGGCCGCGTCTTCGAGCCCTTCTTCACCACGAAGAAGGCCCGGGGCGAGGGCCTGGGCCTGGGGCTGTCCATCTGTCTGGGGCTCGTGCACGGCATGCAGGGGGACCTGAAGGCCGAGAGCGAGCCCGGGCGGGGCAGTGTCTTCCGGGTGAGCCTGGGGGTGTGCGAGGACGTGTCCATCCAGGCGCTGGAGTCGGCGCGCACGGTGGCGGACGTGCAGGCGCGCAAGCGCGTCCTGGTCATCGACGACGAGCCCGCCATTGGCACGGTGCTGCGGCGCATCCTCGGCCGCCTGCACGACGTGGTGGTGCTGCGCAGTGGCCGCGAGGCGCTCGCGCTCCTGGCCCAGGACGACGCGTTCGACCTGGTGCTGTGTGATTTGATGATGGTGGAGATGTCGGGAATGGAACTGCACGAGCGCCTGGCGCCGACGCACGGCGAGCTGCTCTCGCGCTTCGTTTATATGACGGGCGGCAGCTTCACCCCCCGAGCGCACGAGTTCCTCAAGACCGTGCCCGCGCGCCGCATCGACAAGCCCTTCGAGGCGGACGTCATCCGGGCCCTGGTGGCCCAGGCCCCCTCCCGGCGCGCCTGA
- a CDS encoding discoidin domain-containing protein → MSSRRGRLSALGVCCLASLTAAPVLAAGGFVSATASGHDGNTPAQAIDGVLSTRWSADGKGQWLQADLGRAQSLSGLEIAWYRGDERSSRFTLATSTDGKSFTTVYAGASVKQKAAERYAFPAHTARYVRVTVNGNTQNAWASISELAAILGGSTPPPPAPEPTPEPTPEPSPDADAFGVTQLYPTRAGGEAWVLSEGVLADKRFDPQNPISRNTDGSWKMKSDKVRMSVFTSTGYDSKLIPTYDPDVLASRGYMQAANDWKNVEMTGFVKVNAAKDMSDNFSWYARGGRHTDSLACEGTSYKGSLHFDGRVRWQKEAWHVSYEQTPYKTGTASLKGRWVGFKSVMRNTTAGGKPAVKLELWLNENADKVTWKKVYDYTDSGQMGGDTQRCGGAVNGMPLTWGGPIATFRWDSATDVDFKWLSVREISE, encoded by the coding sequence GTGTCTTCGCGCCGCGGACGGCTGTCCGCCCTGGGTGTTTGTTGTCTCGCTTCCCTCACCGCCGCGCCCGTGCTCGCCGCGGGAGGCTTCGTGTCCGCCACGGCGAGCGGGCATGACGGCAACACGCCCGCCCAGGCCATCGATGGGGTGCTCTCCACGCGCTGGTCCGCCGACGGCAAGGGCCAATGGCTGCAAGCGGATCTGGGCCGCGCGCAATCCCTCTCCGGCCTGGAGATCGCGTGGTACCGGGGGGACGAGCGCTCCTCGCGCTTCACCCTCGCGACGTCCACGGATGGCAAGTCCTTCACGACCGTCTACGCGGGCGCCTCCGTGAAGCAGAAGGCCGCCGAGCGCTACGCCTTCCCGGCCCACACCGCGCGCTACGTGCGGGTGACGGTGAACGGCAATACCCAGAACGCCTGGGCGAGCATCTCCGAGCTGGCCGCCATCCTGGGCGGCTCCACGCCCCCGCCCCCGGCGCCGGAGCCCACGCCCGAGCCGACGCCGGAACCCTCTCCGGACGCGGATGCGTTCGGCGTCACCCAGCTCTACCCCACGCGCGCGGGCGGCGAGGCGTGGGTGCTCTCCGAGGGGGTCCTGGCGGACAAGCGCTTCGATCCGCAAAACCCCATCAGCCGCAACACCGACGGCTCCTGGAAGATGAAGAGCGACAAGGTGCGCATGAGTGTCTTCACCTCCACGGGGTATGACTCCAAGCTCATCCCCACGTATGACCCGGACGTGCTCGCGAGCCGTGGCTACATGCAGGCGGCCAACGACTGGAAGAACGTGGAGATGACGGGCTTCGTCAAGGTGAACGCCGCCAAGGACATGAGCGACAACTTCTCCTGGTACGCGCGCGGGGGCCGGCACACCGACTCGCTCGCGTGCGAGGGCACCTCCTACAAGGGCAGCCTGCACTTCGACGGCCGCGTGCGCTGGCAGAAGGAGGCCTGGCACGTGAGCTACGAGCAGACGCCCTACAAGACGGGCACCGCCTCGCTCAAGGGCCGCTGGGTGGGCTTCAAGTCCGTCATGCGCAACACGACAGCGGGCGGCAAGCCCGCGGTGAAGCTCGAGCTGTGGCTCAACGAGAACGCGGACAAGGTCACCTGGAAGAAGGTGTACGACTACACCGACTCCGGGCAGATGGGCGGTGACACCCAACGCTGCGGCGGCGCCGTCAACGGCATGCCGCTGACCTGGGGCGGCCCCATCGCCACGTTCCGCTGGGACAGCGCCACGGACGTGGACTTCAAGTGGCTGAGCGTGCGGGAAATCTCCGAGTAG
- the treZ gene encoding malto-oligosyltrehalose trehalohydrolase — MEQAKTARGQAPRLGAWVEEGVGVRWRVWAPTHQKVEVVLHGQDGQPGDVVPLKDEGQGFFTGSLAGRGAGVRYKLRVDGEGPFPDPWSRAQPEGVHGPSEVVVADFAWTDKDWKGVDPKAQVIYEVHVGTVTPEGTFDALISRLDAIKDLGATTLELLPLSSWPGTRNWGYDGVALFAPPAVYGGPEGLRRLIDAAHARGLGVLIDAVYNHFGPDGNYLRCFSPHYFTGKHHTPWGEAINYDGEGSDVVRELVLSNVDMWIRDYHADGLRLDAAHAIIDDSRPHLLTRIAERARAAAGERTVTVIAEDDRNDTKLVGPPERDGHALDGVWADDLHHQLRRAFAGDSEGYYADYTGSVADIARTLRQGWFYEGQQSQVHKKPRGTPASSVEPWHFVHCIQNHDQIGNRAQGERLGADVTPAAFRAMSTVLLLSPYTPLLFQGQEWNASSPFIFFTDHNAELGKLVTEGRRKEFAGFSKFSGDTVPDPQASETFERSKLDWSEADKPEHAGVRALYKELLHLRATEPSLQPRGRGSYDARPLGDNGLLLERQGPEDSFQVIVAVKGPLEYPLPETARLVLWSEAARFGGADEKSPLTAGVLKLQGPSAVVVRLTK, encoded by the coding sequence ATGGAACAAGCCAAGACGGCGAGAGGTCAGGCCCCGCGGTTGGGCGCCTGGGTGGAAGAGGGCGTGGGTGTGCGCTGGCGGGTCTGGGCCCCCACCCATCAGAAGGTGGAGGTGGTGTTACACGGGCAGGACGGGCAGCCAGGCGACGTGGTGCCCTTGAAGGACGAGGGCCAGGGCTTCTTCACCGGCTCGCTCGCCGGCCGGGGCGCGGGGGTGCGCTACAAGCTGCGCGTGGATGGCGAGGGCCCCTTCCCGGACCCCTGGAGCCGCGCCCAGCCCGAGGGCGTGCACGGCCCGTCCGAGGTGGTGGTGGCGGACTTCGCCTGGACGGACAAGGACTGGAAGGGCGTGGACCCCAAGGCCCAGGTCATCTACGAGGTGCACGTGGGCACGGTCACGCCCGAGGGCACCTTCGACGCGCTCATCTCCCGGCTGGACGCCATCAAGGACCTGGGCGCCACCACGCTGGAACTGCTGCCGCTGTCGAGCTGGCCGGGCACGCGCAACTGGGGCTACGACGGCGTGGCGCTCTTCGCGCCGCCGGCCGTGTACGGCGGCCCCGAGGGCCTCAGGCGCCTCATCGACGCGGCGCACGCGCGGGGGCTCGGGGTGCTCATCGACGCCGTGTACAATCACTTCGGGCCGGACGGGAACTACCTGCGCTGCTTCTCGCCGCACTACTTCACCGGCAAGCACCACACGCCCTGGGGCGAGGCCATCAACTACGACGGCGAGGGCTCGGACGTGGTGCGCGAGCTGGTGCTCTCCAACGTGGACATGTGGATCCGCGACTACCACGCGGACGGCCTGCGCCTGGACGCGGCCCACGCCATCATCGACGACTCGCGGCCGCACCTGCTCACGCGGATCGCCGAGCGCGCCCGGGCCGCCGCCGGCGAGCGCACCGTCACCGTCATCGCCGAGGACGATCGCAACGACACGAAGCTCGTGGGCCCGCCCGAGCGCGACGGCCACGCGCTGGACGGCGTCTGGGCGGATGACCTGCACCACCAGCTGCGCCGCGCCTTCGCGGGCGACAGCGAGGGCTACTACGCCGACTACACGGGGAGCGTGGCGGACATCGCGCGCACGCTGCGCCAGGGCTGGTTCTACGAGGGCCAGCAGTCCCAGGTGCACAAGAAGCCGCGCGGCACGCCCGCCTCCTCGGTGGAGCCGTGGCACTTCGTGCACTGCATCCAGAACCACGATCAGATCGGCAACCGGGCCCAGGGCGAGCGCCTGGGCGCGGACGTCACCCCGGCGGCCTTCCGCGCCATGAGCACCGTGCTCCTGCTCTCCCCGTACACGCCCTTGCTCTTCCAGGGCCAGGAGTGGAACGCGAGCTCGCCCTTCATCTTCTTCACGGACCACAACGCGGAGCTGGGCAAGCTGGTGACGGAGGGCCGGCGCAAGGAGTTCGCGGGCTTCTCCAAGTTCTCCGGGGACACGGTGCCGGACCCGCAGGCGAGCGAGACGTTCGAGCGCTCCAAGCTCGACTGGAGCGAGGCGGACAAGCCCGAGCACGCCGGGGTGCGTGCCCTCTACAAGGAGCTGTTGCACCTGCGCGCCACCGAGCCCTCGCTACAGCCCCGGGGCCGCGGCTCCTACGACGCCCGGCCGCTGGGCGACAACGGCTTGCTGCTCGAGCGTCAGGGTCCCGAGGACTCCTTCCAGGTCATCGTGGCCGTGAAGGGCCCCCTGGAGTACCCGCTGCCCGAGACAGCCCGGCTGGTGCTCTGGAGCGAGGCGGCGCGTTTTGGCGGCGCGGACGAGAAGTCGCCCCTGACGGCGGGCGTGCTCAAGCTCCAGGGCCCGTCGGCCGTGGTCGTGCGACTGACGAAGTAG
- a CDS encoding AAA family ATPase: MSPRPDLLHSLPFEPSESIRERVAALEVLSPRQIDQRLTELGYRGQTEARRAAAVLAYRHVQRLRRVHLEGLATEPGARENCLFLGPTGSGKTFLVELLFREVLGVPAVVVDATQFSETGYVGDDVRTMLSRLYEAADGDAAWAACGAICMDEFDKLATSRSDARFAGQQTTKDVSGFGVQRSLLNLLSAARADFPPDFGFTSRTPPLPMELSTLTFIACGAFSGLKGTAEETGGPKERLGFGRDVRKREVAIAERVTDEQLEQTSAFARYGFIPELIGRFNRIVSFSPLDAVTLADILEDNVLRGYAREFSHEGLELVVEPSVREWVVTRALKRETGARGLRAALVPQLERVAYEHFGAPEVSTVRLVLEGDEVRAVAS, from the coding sequence ATGAGCCCACGTCCCGATCTGCTCCACTCCCTTCCCTTCGAGCCCAGTGAATCCATCCGCGAGCGGGTCGCCGCGTTGGAGGTGCTCTCCCCGAGGCAGATCGACCAGCGGCTCACGGAGCTGGGCTACCGGGGCCAGACGGAGGCACGGCGCGCGGCGGCGGTGCTGGCCTACCGCCACGTGCAGCGGCTGCGGCGCGTGCACCTGGAGGGCCTGGCGACCGAGCCCGGCGCGCGCGAGAACTGTCTGTTCCTGGGCCCCACGGGCTCGGGCAAGACGTTCCTCGTGGAGCTGCTCTTCCGCGAGGTGCTGGGCGTGCCCGCCGTGGTGGTGGACGCCACGCAGTTCTCCGAGACGGGCTACGTGGGCGATGACGTGCGCACCATGCTCTCGCGCCTGTACGAGGCCGCGGACGGCGACGCGGCGTGGGCCGCCTGTGGCGCCATCTGCATGGACGAGTTCGACAAGCTCGCCACCAGCCGCTCCGATGCGCGCTTCGCCGGGCAGCAGACCACCAAGGACGTGAGCGGCTTTGGCGTGCAGCGAAGCCTGCTCAACCTCTTGAGCGCCGCGCGCGCGGACTTCCCCCCGGACTTCGGCTTCACCAGCCGCACCCCGCCCCTGCCCATGGAGCTGTCGACGCTCACCTTCATCGCGTGCGGGGCCTTCAGCGGCCTCAAGGGCACGGCGGAGGAGACGGGCGGCCCGAAGGAGCGCCTGGGCTTCGGCCGCGACGTGCGCAAGCGCGAGGTGGCCATCGCCGAGCGCGTGACGGACGAGCAGCTCGAGCAGACGTCGGCCTTCGCGCGCTACGGCTTCATCCCGGAGCTCATCGGCCGCTTCAACCGCATCGTCTCCTTCTCGCCCCTGGACGCGGTGACGCTCGCGGACATCCTCGAGGACAACGTGCTGCGCGGCTACGCGCGCGAGTTCTCCCACGAGGGGCTGGAGCTGGTGGTGGAGCCCTCCGTGCGCGAGTGGGTGGTGACCCGGGCGCTCAAGCGCGAGACGGGCGCCCGCGGCCTGCGCGCCGCGCTCGTGCCCCAGCTGGAGCGCGTGGCCTACGAGCACTTCGGCGCGCCCGAGGTGTCCACCGTGCGCCTCGTGCTCGAGGGCGACGAGGTGCGCGCCGTCGCGAGCTGA